A genomic window from Pirellulaceae bacterium includes:
- a CDS encoding TAT-variant-translocated molybdopterin oxidoreductase: MKKTTGKSYWRSLDELQDTPQFREFVEREFPTAASELPDGLSRRRWMQLMGASFALGGLAGCRWEAEKIAPFAVRPEHRIPGKAEKFATTVEIAGVPRHLLVTSYDGRPVKVEGNVDHPHCQGGTDSFAQASILGLYDPDRSDSLLQQQGRQVYKRSWVDFERFLSPLLDQHQQEGGSRLGFLFEPTSSRAFGAMRSRISKRFPAARSFSDSPFGRVNETLGSELAFEQPRRTVYRLDRANVIACFDADLLGEDADSVYLSADFASRRNPAGSMNRLYAVESQFSTTGVAADHRLPMRSSEIGELLVMLECRVRRILSVGVESSKPASFADPEHAEKFVDALAYDLVKNLGASLIAVGARQPAEVHALAHTLNHLLGSFGKTLDLVEDPLAMPGVGTISELVQRMSEGQVDTLFILGGNPVYDAPGDLRFAQALSLVKNSVHLSLYRDETSRECEWHLPQAHAFESWGDSCAWDGTASVSQPLISPLLDGKSPMEILAAACGDRRDSQEIVYSALSDLKGGLSRAAWLKTLHDGFLADSAYQSLPVGSEDDLHREEVLRRMSEQPRMDSDTLELVFTRSESVLDGRFANNGWLQETPAFLTKLTWDNAAIISPATAQENGVEHGAMIRLKLDSGEVELPAFVLPGQAKNSIGVAVGYGRTAAGHVGGSREEEVSPVGIDVYPVRESAQLGFANGVEIESTNRHCDLATTQDHHSIDTVGFQETGRRVGELVRESTLAEYRKDPAAANHGDHHNPLESLWTEKSYEDHAWGMAIDLNKCVGCNACLVACQAENNVPIVGKDQVAKGREMHWLRVDRYFVGDVDQPQVATQPVACHHCENAPCEQVCPVAATVHSDEGLNDMVYNRCIGTRYCANNCPYKVRRFNFFDNNKGLEEPNRQLAQLVINPEVTVRSRGVMEKCTYCVQRIQKVKIDAKNDQRPIRDGEIVTACQQACPSHAIEFGDLNDSQSRVAKAHHDPRAYGMLEELNVKPRTKYLAKVRNPNPALVVFEKSRRTTHGSHHDHS, encoded by the coding sequence ATGAAAAAAACGACTGGAAAGAGTTATTGGCGGAGCCTTGATGAACTCCAAGATACGCCTCAGTTTCGCGAGTTTGTTGAGCGTGAATTTCCAACGGCCGCTTCCGAGCTGCCGGATGGCTTGTCTCGACGACGTTGGATGCAGCTGATGGGTGCCTCCTTTGCCTTGGGTGGCCTGGCCGGTTGCCGATGGGAGGCTGAAAAAATTGCGCCATTTGCTGTCAGGCCCGAACATCGGATACCCGGAAAAGCTGAGAAGTTTGCTACGACCGTTGAAATCGCTGGTGTGCCGCGACATCTGTTAGTCACCTCATACGACGGACGCCCCGTCAAGGTTGAGGGCAACGTAGACCATCCACATTGTCAGGGCGGCACAGATTCGTTTGCGCAGGCCTCGATTTTGGGACTGTATGACCCCGACCGAAGCGATTCGTTGCTGCAGCAGCAGGGCCGGCAGGTATATAAACGAAGTTGGGTTGACTTCGAGCGGTTTCTCAGTCCCCTGCTCGACCAACATCAACAAGAAGGAGGTTCGCGACTCGGCTTTTTGTTCGAGCCCACATCGTCGCGTGCTTTCGGGGCGATGCGATCTAGGATTTCGAAGCGTTTTCCGGCAGCGAGATCGTTCAGCGACTCTCCCTTCGGTCGAGTCAACGAAACTCTTGGTTCCGAATTGGCGTTTGAGCAACCTCGTCGAACGGTCTATCGGCTCGACCGAGCTAACGTCATTGCTTGCTTCGACGCCGATCTGCTTGGGGAGGACGCTGACTCAGTCTACCTGTCGGCTGATTTTGCATCGCGACGAAATCCAGCAGGTTCCATGAATCGGTTGTATGCGGTGGAGAGTCAGTTTTCCACAACGGGTGTTGCTGCTGATCATCGCCTACCGATGAGATCGTCTGAGATCGGTGAATTGCTGGTGATGTTGGAGTGCCGGGTGCGTCGGATCTTATCAGTCGGCGTCGAGTCGAGCAAGCCAGCATCGTTCGCGGACCCGGAACACGCTGAGAAATTTGTGGATGCACTCGCCTATGATCTGGTGAAAAATCTTGGCGCATCCTTGATTGCAGTTGGTGCAAGGCAACCCGCCGAAGTTCACGCTTTAGCACACACTCTCAATCATCTTCTGGGCAGCTTCGGCAAGACGCTTGACCTGGTGGAGGATCCTCTCGCTATGCCGGGCGTTGGGACAATTTCTGAACTCGTCCAACGAATGTCCGAGGGTCAGGTCGACACGTTGTTTATTTTGGGAGGGAATCCGGTTTATGACGCCCCTGGTGATCTGAGATTTGCGCAGGCGTTGTCTTTGGTAAAAAACTCGGTGCACCTGAGTCTCTACCGGGATGAGACGTCGCGTGAGTGCGAGTGGCACCTGCCTCAGGCACACGCGTTTGAGAGTTGGGGTGATTCGTGCGCTTGGGATGGTACTGCCAGTGTTTCGCAACCTTTGATTTCGCCATTGCTGGATGGTAAGTCACCGATGGAGATATTAGCCGCCGCGTGTGGTGATCGTCGGGACTCGCAGGAAATCGTCTACTCAGCACTTTCGGATTTGAAGGGCGGGTTGAGTCGTGCCGCTTGGCTGAAGACCTTGCACGACGGTTTTTTGGCCGATTCCGCCTATCAGTCCCTTCCAGTGGGCTCTGAGGACGACCTTCATCGAGAAGAGGTCTTACGACGTATGTCGGAGCAACCACGGATGGATTCCGACACGCTTGAATTGGTGTTTACTCGGAGTGAATCCGTTCTCGATGGGCGATTCGCAAACAATGGGTGGTTGCAGGAAACCCCAGCTTTCTTGACGAAGCTTACGTGGGACAATGCCGCGATCATCAGCCCCGCAACCGCCCAGGAGAATGGGGTGGAACATGGAGCGATGATTCGTCTGAAGCTTGATTCAGGGGAAGTTGAACTGCCAGCGTTTGTGTTGCCTGGTCAGGCTAAGAACTCAATTGGTGTTGCGGTTGGATACGGGCGAACTGCCGCCGGACATGTGGGAGGCAGTCGCGAAGAAGAGGTGAGTCCCGTCGGTATCGATGTTTACCCGGTTCGCGAATCTGCTCAACTGGGTTTCGCGAACGGGGTGGAAATCGAATCGACGAACCGCCACTGCGATTTGGCGACAACCCAGGATCACCATTCGATCGACACAGTTGGGTTTCAAGAGACCGGTCGCCGCGTTGGTGAACTCGTTCGGGAGTCGACTCTAGCGGAATATCGCAAGGATCCTGCTGCGGCGAATCATGGCGACCACCACAACCCGCTGGAGTCCTTATGGACCGAAAAGTCATATGAAGACCATGCTTGGGGTATGGCAATCGATCTTAATAAGTGTGTCGGCTGCAACGCGTGCCTCGTCGCATGTCAGGCCGAGAACAATGTTCCGATTGTGGGGAAGGATCAGGTTGCCAAAGGTCGAGAGATGCATTGGCTTCGCGTCGATCGATATTTTGTGGGTGACGTGGATCAGCCGCAAGTCGCGACCCAGCCTGTTGCTTGTCATCATTGCGAAAATGCGCCCTGCGAGCAGGTCTGTCCTGTGGCGGCGACTGTCCACAGTGATGAGGGTCTGAACGACATGGTTTACAACCGTTGTATCGGAACTCGTTACTGTGCGAATAACTGTCCTTACAAGGTCAGACGGTTTAATTTTTTTGATAACAACAAGGGATTGGAAGAGCCAAACCGACAACTCGCTCAACTGGTGATCAATCCCGAAGTAACGGTTCGGAGTCGAGGCGTGATGGAGAAGTGTACCTACTGTGTGCAGCGCATTCAGAAGGTCAAGATCGATGCGAAAAATGATCAACGCCCGATTCGCGACGGGGAGATCGTAACCGCTTGTCAGCAGGCATGTCCTAGTCATGCAATTGAGTTTGGTGATCTCAATGATTCGCAGAGTCGGGTGGCAAAAGCCCATCATGATCCTCGTGCATACGGCATGCTTGAGGAGTTGAACGTGAAGCCCCGCACCAAATATTTAGCAAAAGTCCGAAATCCAAATCCCGCTCTTGTCGTTTTCGAGAAGTCCCGTCGCACTACGCATGGAAGTCACCATGACCACAGCTAG
- a CDS encoding cytochrome c3 family protein, producing the protein MRFQFPVWLNRFIPISLGISSVALCYVVVVVAYGTSPQTINVGYSPKQPVAFSHKLHVGNLGMDCRYCHQTVDQAAHAAIPATQTCVNCHSATNPDGSVANSAVHADSPKLLPVRQSQASGKPIEWERVHDLPDYVYFNHSAHVTRGVSCVSCHGRVDKMDRVYQAEPLSMAWCLDCHRNPDPHLRPPELVTQMDWQPPEPAEVVGARVRKNLNLQPSTNCSTCHR; encoded by the coding sequence ATGCGATTTCAGTTTCCCGTTTGGCTAAATCGATTCATCCCCATCTCGTTGGGGATCTCTTCCGTGGCTTTGTGCTACGTCGTCGTAGTCGTCGCATACGGAACTTCGCCGCAAACGATCAACGTGGGATATTCTCCAAAGCAACCAGTAGCATTCAGCCATAAGTTACATGTCGGGAATCTGGGTATGGATTGTCGTTATTGTCATCAGACCGTCGACCAAGCAGCCCACGCCGCAATTCCCGCTACTCAGACCTGTGTGAACTGTCACAGTGCGACAAACCCGGATGGATCCGTTGCCAACTCCGCTGTTCATGCTGATAGTCCGAAACTGCTTCCGGTTCGTCAAAGCCAAGCCTCGGGAAAACCCATCGAATGGGAACGAGTTCACGACTTACCTGACTATGTCTATTTCAACCACAGCGCTCACGTCACTCGTGGAGTTAGTTGTGTGAGTTGCCACGGTCGAGTCGACAAAATGGATCGTGTGTATCAAGCCGAACCTCTGTCGATGGCGTGGTGCCTGGACTGTCATCGGAATCCCGATCCTCACCTACGACCTCCTGAATTGGTTACTCAGATGGATTGGCAGCCGCCCGAGCCAGCCGAAGTGGTAGGGGCTCGCGTTCGTAAGAATTTAAATCTTCAACCCTCAACAAACTGTTCAACGTGTCATCGATGA
- the folE gene encoding GTP cyclohydrolase I FolE, whose amino-acid sequence MYAGLEMPTSTCETQTPSNCPSEVDLDAIKGAVRTILKAVGENPDRPGLKDTPRRVAKMYEEMFIGLRTDPARHLQVTFPETYNEMVLVRDISFNSMCEHHLLPFNGVAHVAYIPEGRVTGLSKLARVVDEVARQPQVQERMTQTIADLVEKELQTAGAAVVVEAEHSCMSMRGIRKPGSLTVTSALRGVFKTNPSSRAEVMSLIHK is encoded by the coding sequence ATGTACGCTGGCCTGGAAATGCCGACTTCGACCTGCGAAACCCAAACGCCGTCCAACTGCCCATCCGAGGTAGACCTCGATGCCATCAAGGGTGCGGTGCGGACCATCCTCAAAGCCGTGGGTGAAAACCCCGACCGTCCCGGTTTAAAAGATACTCCCCGGCGAGTCGCGAAAATGTACGAGGAGATGTTTATCGGCTTGCGAACCGATCCCGCACGGCACCTTCAGGTAACGTTCCCTGAAACTTATAACGAAATGGTGTTGGTGCGGGACATTAGTTTTAACAGCATGTGCGAACACCACTTGCTTCCTTTCAATGGAGTCGCCCACGTGGCCTACATCCCGGAAGGAAGAGTCACGGGACTCAGCAAGTTGGCTCGCGTTGTGGATGAAGTCGCCAGACAGCCTCAGGTACAGGAGAGAATGACCCAGACCATCGCTGACCTCGTTGAGAAGGAGCTGCAAACTGCCGGCGCGGCTGTCGTGGTCGAAGCCGAACACTCTTGCATGTCAATGCGTGGCATCCGCAAGCCGGGCAGCCTGACGGTAACAAGCGCCCTGCGCGGAGTGTTCAAAACAAATCCCTCGAGTCGAGCGGAAGTCATGTCACTGATCCACAAATAA
- a CDS encoding 6-carboxytetrahydropterin synthase → MIIQKDYKFYAAHRNEELQDKCSNLHGHRYGLRCFFEVERTGSITTLFSDFDSKVEPLLKSQYDHAMLVNVHDTLYETLTDHNRRTGESLRLKTFERPTSLENLAHKLFSEITDLGFRLQKIELRETDTSILSYNREDWIEDSRHFAATQPAPVEVTNRS, encoded by the coding sequence ATGATCATCCAAAAAGATTACAAGTTTTACGCGGCGCATCGCAACGAGGAATTGCAGGATAAATGCAGCAACCTGCACGGCCACCGCTATGGCCTACGATGTTTTTTCGAGGTTGAGCGAACGGGTTCAATCACGACGCTCTTCTCCGACTTCGACTCAAAGGTCGAGCCGTTGTTGAAATCACAGTATGATCACGCGATGCTTGTTAACGTGCACGATACTCTGTACGAGACGCTCACGGATCACAACCGACGAACGGGGGAGTCGCTGCGATTGAAAACGTTCGAACGGCCCACCAGTCTCGAAAATCTCGCACACAAACTGTTCAGTGAAATCACCGATCTCGGTTTCCGTCTGCAAAAAATCGAGCTGCGAGAAACAGATACGTCGATTCTCAGCTACAACCGTGAGGATTGGATTGAAGACAGTCGCCACTTTGCCGCGACTCAACCTGCCCCGGTCGAGGTAACGAATCGCTCCTAG